A genomic segment from Lates calcarifer isolate ASB-BC8 linkage group LG13, TLL_Latcal_v3, whole genome shotgun sequence encodes:
- the klhl22 gene encoding kelch-like protein 22 isoform X1, translating into MMPEHQYLAMTENGELSPMGGRAGSSGRLGRQTYKSSAHFRSLLDGLLALRQSGILFDVVLLVEGRPIQAHRILLAASCDYFRGMFAGGLRETQQKEIPIHGVSYMAMKKILDYIYTSEIELDLECVQEVLIAATLVQLENVIGFCCDFLFSWLDDSNILDVHHLADLYGLQQLNARVHSYILRNIQTLSRTDAYRQLPQNEVFRALSSNELQVNSENEVYEAALHYHYSPEQVETDQVHLQVSPKDNLKMLDAVRFCLIEKQVLQRLHGRLNHCPLKDSVSAALHYHEQEIWQPILQSPLTQPRSTFHCILGFGGMFTSSSLTESEHLFQVFHPSWREWRTLSAAFAPRMSNQGIAVLNNFVYLIGGDKNTSGFRAETRCWRYDPRHNSWCSIQPLQQQHADHCVCVVGGHIYAIGGRDYSNELDSVERYDPHTNTWEFVSPLKREVYAHAGAVLDGKIYISCGRRGVAYLRETYCFDPAANHWTACAEGPVERAWHGMAAINGRIYVIGGSNDERGYRRDVLKVACLDPTANSWSLMTPLPAGHGEPGVAVLDTRIYILGGRSHDKGNRMKYVHVYNTDTDEWENETEFKERVSGLAACVVLMPPAVITQARSWEQRTKASWEDVEMDNSEDSSED; encoded by the exons ATGATGCCTGAACATCAGTATCTCGCTATGACTGAGAATGGAGAGCTGAGTCCAATGGGAGGACGCGCTGGCTCATCAGGCCGTCTGGGCCGACAGACCTACAAAAGTTCAGCCCATTTCCGCAGCCTGCTGGATGGTCTGCTGGCTCTCAGGCAAAGTGGCATCCTGTTTGATgtggtgctgctggtggaggGTCGACCCATTCAAGCCCACCGCATACTTCTGGCAGCCTCATGCGATTATTTTAG GGGAATGTTTGCTGGAGGCCTTCGGGAGACACAGCAAAAGGAGATTCCAATTCATGGAGTATCCTACATGGCCATGAAAAAAATACTTGACTACATTTACACCTCAGAAATTGAGTTAGACCTGGAGTGTGTTCAGGAAGTCCTGATAGCTGCCACACTGGTGCAG ctCGAGAATGTCATCGGCTTCTGCTGTGATTTCCTCTTCTCCTGGCTGGATGACAGCAACATTTTAGATGTACATCATCTGGCTGATCTCTATGGACTGCAGCAACTTAATGCCAGGGTCCACTCCTACATCCTCAGGAACATTCAGACTCTGTCTCGAACTGACGCGTACCGACAGCTCCCACAAAATGAAGTGTTCAGAGCACTGAGCAGCAACGAGCTTCAGGTAAACAGTGAGAACGAGGTGTACGAGGCTGCACTTCACTACCACTACAGTCCCGAGCAGGTGGAAACTGACCAGGTGCACTTGCAGGTCAGTCCTAAG GATAATCTCAAGATGCTTGATGCTGTGCGTTTCTGCTTGATTGAGAAACAAGTGTTGCAGAGACTTCATGGCAGACTCAACCATTGTCCACTGAAGGATTCGGTTTCAGCTGCCTTGCATTACCACGAGCAAGAGATCTGGCAGCCCATCCTGCAGAGTCCTCTCACCCAGCCGCGGTCCACCTTCCACTGTATACTGGGCTTTGGGGGGATGTTCACCTCCAGCTCCCTCACAGAGAGCGAGCACTTGTTTCAGGTATTCCACCCGAGCTGGCGGGAGTGGAGGACTCTTAGTGCAGCATTTGCACCCCGGATGTCCAACCAGGGCATCGCTGTGCTCAACAACTTTGTTTATCTTATTGGGGGAGACAAGAACACCAGTGGATTTCGAGCAGAGACCCGCTGCTGGAG ATATGACCCACGTCACAACAGCTGGTGCTCCATCcagcctctgcagcagcagcatgctgaccactgtgtttgtgtagttggGGGCCATATTTATGCCATCGGAGGGCGAGACTACAGTAATGAGCTGGACTCAGTGGAGCGCTATGACCCACATACCAACACCTGGGAGTTTGTGTCACCTCTTAAGAGAGAG GTGTACGCCCACGCTGGAGCAGTGTTGGATGGTAAAATTTATATAAGCTGTGGTCGCAGGGGAGTGGCATACCTCAGGGAGACCTACTGTTTTGACCCTGCGGCCAATCACTGGACAGCATGTGCAGAGGGGCCAGTAGAGCGGGCGTGGCACGGCATGGCCGCCATTAACGGGCGCATCTATGTCATTGGGGGAAGCAATGACGAACGTGGGTATCGGCGTGATGTCCTGAAG GTGGCTTGCTTGGACCCCACAGCCAACTCTTGGTCTTTAATGACCCCTCTCCCCGCTGGACATGGAGAACCTGGTGTAGCTGTGCTGGATACGCGCATCTACATCCTCGGTGGACGCTCTCATGACAAAGGCAACAGGATGAAATACGTTCACGTCTACAACACCGACACAGATGAGTGGGAGAACGAGACAGAGTTTAAGGAGCGTGTCTCCGGCCTGGCAGCCTGTGTGGTGCTTATGCCTCCCGCTGTTATCACCCAGGCCAGGAGCTGGGAGCAGCGCACCAAAGCTTCATGGGAAGACGTGGAGATGGACAACTCGGAGGACTCTAGTGAGGACTGA
- the klhl22 gene encoding kelch-like protein 22 isoform X2 produces the protein MMPEHQYLAMTENGELSPMGGRAGSSGRLGRQTYKSSAHFRSLLDGLLALRQSGILFDVVLLVEGRPIQAHRILLAASCDYFRGMFAGGLRETQQKEIPIHGVSYMAMKKILDYIYTSEIELDLECVQEVLIAATLVQLENVIGFCCDFLFSWLDDSNILDVHHLADLYGLQQLNARVHSYILRNIQTLSRTDAYRQLPQNEVFRALSSNELQVNSENEVYEAALHYHYSPEQVETDQVHLQDNLKMLDAVRFCLIEKQVLQRLHGRLNHCPLKDSVSAALHYHEQEIWQPILQSPLTQPRSTFHCILGFGGMFTSSSLTESEHLFQVFHPSWREWRTLSAAFAPRMSNQGIAVLNNFVYLIGGDKNTSGFRAETRCWRYDPRHNSWCSIQPLQQQHADHCVCVVGGHIYAIGGRDYSNELDSVERYDPHTNTWEFVSPLKREVYAHAGAVLDGKIYISCGRRGVAYLRETYCFDPAANHWTACAEGPVERAWHGMAAINGRIYVIGGSNDERGYRRDVLKVACLDPTANSWSLMTPLPAGHGEPGVAVLDTRIYILGGRSHDKGNRMKYVHVYNTDTDEWENETEFKERVSGLAACVVLMPPAVITQARSWEQRTKASWEDVEMDNSEDSSED, from the exons ATGATGCCTGAACATCAGTATCTCGCTATGACTGAGAATGGAGAGCTGAGTCCAATGGGAGGACGCGCTGGCTCATCAGGCCGTCTGGGCCGACAGACCTACAAAAGTTCAGCCCATTTCCGCAGCCTGCTGGATGGTCTGCTGGCTCTCAGGCAAAGTGGCATCCTGTTTGATgtggtgctgctggtggaggGTCGACCCATTCAAGCCCACCGCATACTTCTGGCAGCCTCATGCGATTATTTTAG GGGAATGTTTGCTGGAGGCCTTCGGGAGACACAGCAAAAGGAGATTCCAATTCATGGAGTATCCTACATGGCCATGAAAAAAATACTTGACTACATTTACACCTCAGAAATTGAGTTAGACCTGGAGTGTGTTCAGGAAGTCCTGATAGCTGCCACACTGGTGCAG ctCGAGAATGTCATCGGCTTCTGCTGTGATTTCCTCTTCTCCTGGCTGGATGACAGCAACATTTTAGATGTACATCATCTGGCTGATCTCTATGGACTGCAGCAACTTAATGCCAGGGTCCACTCCTACATCCTCAGGAACATTCAGACTCTGTCTCGAACTGACGCGTACCGACAGCTCCCACAAAATGAAGTGTTCAGAGCACTGAGCAGCAACGAGCTTCAGGTAAACAGTGAGAACGAGGTGTACGAGGCTGCACTTCACTACCACTACAGTCCCGAGCAGGTGGAAACTGACCAGGTGCACTTGCAG GATAATCTCAAGATGCTTGATGCTGTGCGTTTCTGCTTGATTGAGAAACAAGTGTTGCAGAGACTTCATGGCAGACTCAACCATTGTCCACTGAAGGATTCGGTTTCAGCTGCCTTGCATTACCACGAGCAAGAGATCTGGCAGCCCATCCTGCAGAGTCCTCTCACCCAGCCGCGGTCCACCTTCCACTGTATACTGGGCTTTGGGGGGATGTTCACCTCCAGCTCCCTCACAGAGAGCGAGCACTTGTTTCAGGTATTCCACCCGAGCTGGCGGGAGTGGAGGACTCTTAGTGCAGCATTTGCACCCCGGATGTCCAACCAGGGCATCGCTGTGCTCAACAACTTTGTTTATCTTATTGGGGGAGACAAGAACACCAGTGGATTTCGAGCAGAGACCCGCTGCTGGAG ATATGACCCACGTCACAACAGCTGGTGCTCCATCcagcctctgcagcagcagcatgctgaccactgtgtttgtgtagttggGGGCCATATTTATGCCATCGGAGGGCGAGACTACAGTAATGAGCTGGACTCAGTGGAGCGCTATGACCCACATACCAACACCTGGGAGTTTGTGTCACCTCTTAAGAGAGAG GTGTACGCCCACGCTGGAGCAGTGTTGGATGGTAAAATTTATATAAGCTGTGGTCGCAGGGGAGTGGCATACCTCAGGGAGACCTACTGTTTTGACCCTGCGGCCAATCACTGGACAGCATGTGCAGAGGGGCCAGTAGAGCGGGCGTGGCACGGCATGGCCGCCATTAACGGGCGCATCTATGTCATTGGGGGAAGCAATGACGAACGTGGGTATCGGCGTGATGTCCTGAAG GTGGCTTGCTTGGACCCCACAGCCAACTCTTGGTCTTTAATGACCCCTCTCCCCGCTGGACATGGAGAACCTGGTGTAGCTGTGCTGGATACGCGCATCTACATCCTCGGTGGACGCTCTCATGACAAAGGCAACAGGATGAAATACGTTCACGTCTACAACACCGACACAGATGAGTGGGAGAACGAGACAGAGTTTAAGGAGCGTGTCTCCGGCCTGGCAGCCTGTGTGGTGCTTATGCCTCCCGCTGTTATCACCCAGGCCAGGAGCTGGGAGCAGCGCACCAAAGCTTCATGGGAAGACGTGGAGATGGACAACTCGGAGGACTCTAGTGAGGACTGA
- the klhl22 gene encoding kelch-like protein 22 isoform X3, whose protein sequence is MFAGGLRETQQKEIPIHGVSYMAMKKILDYIYTSEIELDLECVQEVLIAATLVQLENVIGFCCDFLFSWLDDSNILDVHHLADLYGLQQLNARVHSYILRNIQTLSRTDAYRQLPQNEVFRALSSNELQVNSENEVYEAALHYHYSPEQVETDQVHLQVSPKDNLKMLDAVRFCLIEKQVLQRLHGRLNHCPLKDSVSAALHYHEQEIWQPILQSPLTQPRSTFHCILGFGGMFTSSSLTESEHLFQVFHPSWREWRTLSAAFAPRMSNQGIAVLNNFVYLIGGDKNTSGFRAETRCWRYDPRHNSWCSIQPLQQQHADHCVCVVGGHIYAIGGRDYSNELDSVERYDPHTNTWEFVSPLKREVYAHAGAVLDGKIYISCGRRGVAYLRETYCFDPAANHWTACAEGPVERAWHGMAAINGRIYVIGGSNDERGYRRDVLKVACLDPTANSWSLMTPLPAGHGEPGVAVLDTRIYILGGRSHDKGNRMKYVHVYNTDTDEWENETEFKERVSGLAACVVLMPPAVITQARSWEQRTKASWEDVEMDNSEDSSED, encoded by the exons ATGTTTGCTGGAGGCCTTCGGGAGACACAGCAAAAGGAGATTCCAATTCATGGAGTATCCTACATGGCCATGAAAAAAATACTTGACTACATTTACACCTCAGAAATTGAGTTAGACCTGGAGTGTGTTCAGGAAGTCCTGATAGCTGCCACACTGGTGCAG ctCGAGAATGTCATCGGCTTCTGCTGTGATTTCCTCTTCTCCTGGCTGGATGACAGCAACATTTTAGATGTACATCATCTGGCTGATCTCTATGGACTGCAGCAACTTAATGCCAGGGTCCACTCCTACATCCTCAGGAACATTCAGACTCTGTCTCGAACTGACGCGTACCGACAGCTCCCACAAAATGAAGTGTTCAGAGCACTGAGCAGCAACGAGCTTCAGGTAAACAGTGAGAACGAGGTGTACGAGGCTGCACTTCACTACCACTACAGTCCCGAGCAGGTGGAAACTGACCAGGTGCACTTGCAGGTCAGTCCTAAG GATAATCTCAAGATGCTTGATGCTGTGCGTTTCTGCTTGATTGAGAAACAAGTGTTGCAGAGACTTCATGGCAGACTCAACCATTGTCCACTGAAGGATTCGGTTTCAGCTGCCTTGCATTACCACGAGCAAGAGATCTGGCAGCCCATCCTGCAGAGTCCTCTCACCCAGCCGCGGTCCACCTTCCACTGTATACTGGGCTTTGGGGGGATGTTCACCTCCAGCTCCCTCACAGAGAGCGAGCACTTGTTTCAGGTATTCCACCCGAGCTGGCGGGAGTGGAGGACTCTTAGTGCAGCATTTGCACCCCGGATGTCCAACCAGGGCATCGCTGTGCTCAACAACTTTGTTTATCTTATTGGGGGAGACAAGAACACCAGTGGATTTCGAGCAGAGACCCGCTGCTGGAG ATATGACCCACGTCACAACAGCTGGTGCTCCATCcagcctctgcagcagcagcatgctgaccactgtgtttgtgtagttggGGGCCATATTTATGCCATCGGAGGGCGAGACTACAGTAATGAGCTGGACTCAGTGGAGCGCTATGACCCACATACCAACACCTGGGAGTTTGTGTCACCTCTTAAGAGAGAG GTGTACGCCCACGCTGGAGCAGTGTTGGATGGTAAAATTTATATAAGCTGTGGTCGCAGGGGAGTGGCATACCTCAGGGAGACCTACTGTTTTGACCCTGCGGCCAATCACTGGACAGCATGTGCAGAGGGGCCAGTAGAGCGGGCGTGGCACGGCATGGCCGCCATTAACGGGCGCATCTATGTCATTGGGGGAAGCAATGACGAACGTGGGTATCGGCGTGATGTCCTGAAG GTGGCTTGCTTGGACCCCACAGCCAACTCTTGGTCTTTAATGACCCCTCTCCCCGCTGGACATGGAGAACCTGGTGTAGCTGTGCTGGATACGCGCATCTACATCCTCGGTGGACGCTCTCATGACAAAGGCAACAGGATGAAATACGTTCACGTCTACAACACCGACACAGATGAGTGGGAGAACGAGACAGAGTTTAAGGAGCGTGTCTCCGGCCTGGCAGCCTGTGTGGTGCTTATGCCTCCCGCTGTTATCACCCAGGCCAGGAGCTGGGAGCAGCGCACCAAAGCTTCATGGGAAGACGTGGAGATGGACAACTCGGAGGACTCTAGTGAGGACTGA
- the tbx16 gene encoding T-box transcription factor 16, with product MQSIRDLKPNFNGPPPSSMAAPPDAYLQGNIRMTLEDPELWKTFHEIGTEMIITKPGRRMFPHCKVNLSGLIPCAKYILLVDMVPEDGFRYKWNKEKWEVAGKAEPQPPCRTYLHPDSPAPGSHWMKQSVSFLKLKLTNNTLDQHGHIILHSMHRYHPRFHIVQADDLFSVRWSVFQTFTFPETSFTAVTAYQNTKITKLKIDHNPFAKGFRDEGTNKKRRANKNPACLEKRPKMSDILNRDSEEDSPQDFCQSSYEGYDGEEGELPKRKEVDPVKEERYSPWATDREHRVRTESPAGPDARDMYNAEQLVPAPASYQPYRFHEYGKSPSPSSSIGSSNSGSGRSSFESRVPDIATVPDHDSSKPRTHEIGPSPCGPQHLPGPQDYTGVLNMTMAQAGKPGVIGHHIYSPYSSEQPLGQWSGPGPAQYPPPHHLTADYTTQAVHHGYHHGNVAEWSQYPLFSYSCW from the exons ATGCAGTCTATCAGAG ACTTGAAGCCCAATTTCAATggccctcctccctcctccatggCTGCTCCCCCTGATGCTTATCTCCAGGGTAACATCAGGATGACTCTGGAGGACCCTGAACTCTGGAAGACCTTTCATGAAATAGGGACAGAGATGATCATCACTAAACCAGGAAG GAGGATGTTTCCACACTGTAAAGTGAATCTCTCTGGCCTTATTCCATGTGCAAAATACATCTTACTGGTTGACATGGTCCCAGAGGACGGATTCAGGTATAAG TGGAATAAAGAGAAATGGGAGGTAGCAGGAAAAGCGGAGCCCCAGCCTCCCTGCAGGACCTACCTTCACCCTGATTCCCCAGCCCCGGGGAGCCACTGGATGAAGCAGTCCGTCTCCTTCCTCAAGCTTAAGCTCACCAACAATACTCTCGACCAGCACGGCCAT ATCATTTTGCACTCAATGCATCGGTACCACCCGCGCTTCCACATCGTCCAGGCAGATGATCTGTTCAGTGTCCGCTGGAGTGTTTTCCAGACCTTTACCTTCCCTGAGACTTCATTCACAGCGGTCACCGCCTACCAGAACACCAAG ATTACAAAACTGAAGATTGATCACAACCCATTCGCAAAAGGTTTCCGGGATGAAGGCACCAATAAAAAGAG GCGTGCAAACAAGAACCCTGCCTGCCTTGAGAAGCGACCAAAGATGTCAGACATTTTGAACAGGGACTCTGAGGAGGACAGTCCACAAG atttcTGCCAGTCATCGTATGAGGGCTACGACggagaggaaggagagctgCCCAAAAGGAAAGAGGTTGATCCCGTCAAGGAGGAGCGTTACTCTCCGTGGGCTACCGACAGAGAGCACAGAGTGAGGACTGAATCTCCTGCCGGGCCAGATGCAAGAGATATGTACAACGCAGAGCAGCTTGTTCCTGCTCCAGCTTCCTACCAGCCATACAG ATTCCACGAGTATGGAaagtctccctctccctcctccagcatCGGAAGCAGCAACAGCGGCTCAGGACGCAGCAGCTTTGAGTCCAGAGTCCCTGATATTGCCACTGTCCCTGATCACGACTCTTCAAAGCCTCGTACGCATGAGATCGGCCCGTCCCCCTGTGGCCCTCAGCACCTCCCCGGCCCGCAGGACTACACCGGTGTCCTCAACATGACAATGGCCCAGGCTGGCAAACCAGGGGTCATCGGCCACCACATCTACAGCCCCTACAGCTCCGAGCAGCCTCTGGGTCAGTGGAGCGGCCCCGGTCCTGCCCAGTACCCACCCCCTCACCACCTGACCGCTGACTACACCACGCAAGCTGTTCACCACGGCTATCACCATGGCAACGTGGCTGAGTGGAGCCAATATCCACTGTTCTCCTATTCCTGCTGGTGA